From one Humulus lupulus chromosome 8, drHumLupu1.1, whole genome shotgun sequence genomic stretch:
- the LOC133797994 gene encoding probable serine/threonine protein kinase IRE — protein MSNPRSSEKPPDVGDPAKTPSHPPTPTDPSSSRAKLFKIPPFAFRGNPRSETEESEDEEEDEDTEEEEEDEEEEEDDDDKADESNDSSFDTASFQLNRIRTRSIPSPLRFSSSADDTSNNIVVDDSNKTNSTAEQRPKLTAKEQGRKVCWSQSKSLKNPSPLNPALEGNYAASSKEIQSPRFQAILRVTSGRKKRAPDIKSFSHELNSKGVRPFPLWKPRAFGHMEEIMIAIKSKFVKLKEEVNFDLSAFAGEVVNILEKPSEVPPEMREPLEDLLVDTRTCARMSSDEFWVQCEGIVQNLDDRRQELPVGILKQAYTRLLFILTRCTRLVQFQKESGFEEDRIMGLHQLSDLGVYPEQLIDSIPQDVSGPLSEKHMKKSRGHEKGNRGDGSDGVVTKSVISRTYRMSSWRKLPSAWDKKRKGANASDTASEDKLDPLHAKDDSKTRVECHADSLDPSSCHPDHSQAPTVVQRLSWGFFGDHQHVSDENLMICRICEVEIPTAHVEEHSRICTIADRCDLKGLTVNERLERVAETLEKIIESSCTPKSTPKSADAPRESFEAHRVSTSSTHEEMEELSPMKNTLSRRCSADTLDSVPDADRDSGFALDDLNVLPEIACEMRSGMTSDPTTKSSSAGSLTPRSPLLTPRTSQIELLLNGRKTISELESHQQIFKLLDIARSVANINNCEYSALQYMLERLEYLKYVIQDRKMDALVIETFGRRIEKLLQEKYVNLCGQIEDEKVDSSGMADDESSVEEDTVRSLRASPINACCKDRTSIEDFEIIKPISRGAFGRVFLARKRATGDLFAIKVLKKADMIRKNAVESILAERNILISLRNPFVVRFFYSFTCRENLYLVMEYLNGGDLYSLLRNLSCLDEDMARVYIAEVVLALEYLHSLNVVHRDLKPDNLLIGQDGHIKLTDFGLSKVGLINSTDDLSTSSVSDSGFLGEEEAKTQHTSKREERQKHSVVGTPDYLAPEILLGMGHGATADWWSVGVILFEMLVGIPPFNAEHPQHVFDNIINRDIPWPKTPDQMSYEAYDLIDKLLTENPVQRLGTTGATEVKRHPFFKDINWDTLARQKAMFIPSTEAHDTSYFMSRYIWNPEDDHVNGGSDFDDMTDTCSSGSYSNIQSEEGDECGSLTEFSAPALAVHYSFSNFSFKNLSQLASINYDLVVKNFNDSSNDSKRHNP, from the exons ATGTCCAACCCTCGATCATCGGAGAAACCACCCGACGTCGGAGACCCGGCGAAGACGCCGTCGCATCCACCGACGCCGACCGACCCATCTTCCTCAAGAGCCAAGCTCTTCAAAATCCCTCCATTTGCCTTTCGTGGAAATCCTAGAAGTGAGACAGAGGAAAGCGAAGacgaagaagaagatgaggacaccgaagaagaagaagaagatgaggaggaggaggaggacgaTGACGACAAAGCTGACGAATCCAATGACTCTTCTTTCGACACAGCATCGTTCCAGCTCAATCGCATTCGAACTCGATCGATTCCGTCTCCTCTCCGGTTTTCGTCGTCTGCTGATGATACTTCAAATAATATTGTGGTTGATGATTCTAACAAGACTAATAGTACGGCCGAGCAACGTCCCAAACTCACGGCAAAAGAACAAG GGAGAAAGGTTTGTTGGAGTCAGTCAAAGTCTCTAAAAAACCCATCACCACTCAATCCAGCGTTGGAG GGTAATTATGCAGCTTCTTCGAAAGAAATTCAGTCACCTCGTTTCCAGGCAATACTACGCGTTACTAGTGGCCGTAAGAAGCGAGCACCTGATATTAAGAGTTTCTCTCATGAACTCAACTCTAAAGGAGTTCGACCCTTCCCTCTTTGGAAGCCTCGTGCTTTCGGACACATGGAG GAAATTATGATCGCTATCAAGTCAAAATTTGTTAAATTGAAGGAAGAGGTTAACTTTGATTTAAGTGCATTTGCTGGTGAGGTGGTAAATATACTTGAGAAACCTTCTGAAGTTCCCCCTGAAATGAGAGAGCCTTTGGAGGATTTATTAGTTGATACCCGAACCTGTGCAAGGATGTCATCAGATGAATTTTGGGTACAATGTGAAGGCATTGTTCAGAACTTGGACGATCGGCGTCAAGAATTACCTGTGGGAATACTTAAGCAAGCTTATACCCGCCTTCTGTTTATCCTCACTCGGTGCACAAGGCTTGTACAATTTCAAAAAGAGAGTGGTTTTGAGGAAGATCGAATTATGGGTCTTCACCAGCTCAGTGATCTTGGAGTATATCCAGAACAGTTAATTGATTCTATTCCACAGGATGTTTCTGGTCCTCTGAGTGAGAAGCATATGAAGAAGTCACGTGGTCATGAAAAAGGGAACAGAGGTGATGGCTCAGATGGTGTCGTAACCAAAAGCGTTATATCACGCACTTATAGGATGTCTTCTTGGAGGAAACTTCCATCTGCGTGGGATAAAAAGCGTAAAGGAGCAAATGCTTCTGATACAGCGTCAGAGGACAAACTAGATCCTCTGCATGCGAAAGATGATAGTAAAACCAGGGTCGAATGCCATGCTGATTCTTTGGATCCTTCATCATGCCATCCTGACCATTCACAGGCACCTACTGTAGTTCAAAGGCTTAGCTGGGGATTCTTTGGGGATCATCAACATGTCAGTGACGAAAACTTGATGATTTGTCGAATTTGTGAAGTTGAGATACCAACTGCACATGTGGAGGAGCACTCTCGAATATGCACTATTGCTGATAGGTGTGATCTAAAAGGCCTGACTGTGAATGAACGTCTTGAGAGGGTGGCAGAAACTCTTGAGAAAATAATAGAATCTTCATGCACACCCAAAAGCACGCCAAAAAGTGCTGATGCTCCAAGAGAAAGTTTTGAGGCTCATAGAGTATCAACCTCAAGTACGCATGAAGAGATGGAGGAGTTGTCACCTATGAAAAACACCTTGTCTCGTAGATGCTCTGCAGACACGCTTGACAGTGTTCCTGATGCCGACAGAGACAGTGGTTTTGCCTTAGATGATCTGAATGTTTTGCCTGAGATAGCATGTGAAATGCGTTCTGGGATGACGTCTGatcccaccacaaaatcatcATCTGCAGGAAGCTTAACTCCACGGTCACCACTATTAACACCGCGAACCAGCCAAATTGAGTTACTGTTGAATGGAAGGAAAACAATATCAGAACTTGAGAGCCATCAACAG ATTTTCAAGCTACTGGACATTGCTCGTTCTGTTGCAAATATTAACAACTGTGAGTATAGTGCATTGCAATATATGCTTGAACGACTAGAATATCTAAAGTACGTCATCCAGGATAGGAAGATGGATGCTCTAGTCATTGAGACTTTTGGAAGACGTATTGAGAAATTACTACA GGaaaaatatgtaaatctgtgCGGGCAAATAGAAGATGAAAAAGTCGATTCATCAGGCATGGCCGATGATGAGAGTTCAGTAGAAGAAGATACAGTCCGCAGTCTTCGTGCCAGCCCTATCAATGCATGTTGCAAGGACCGAACATCTATAGAAGATTTTGAGATAATAAAGCCAATAAGCAGGGGAGCATTTGGACGAGTCTTCTTAGCTAGAAAAAGAGCAACTGGAGACTTATTTGCTATAAAG GTGCTAAAGAAGGCTGACATGATTCGCAAAAATGCAGTTGAAAGTATTTTAGCAGAGCGTAACATTCTTATCTCGCTTCGCAATCCTTTTGTG GTTCGCTTTTTCTACTCCTTCACATGCAGAGAAAATCTCTATTTGGTTATGGAGTACCTAAATGGTGGAGATCTTTACTCTTTGTTAAGAAATCTAAGCTGCTTAGATGAAGATATGGCTCGTGTGTATATTGCAGAAGTT GTTCTTGCTTTGGAGTATCTACACTCTTTAAATGTCGTTCACAGAGATTTGAAGCCAGATAATTTGTTGATTGGTCAAGATGGTCACATCAAG TTGACAGATTTCGGGCTCTCCAAGGTTGGTCTAATTAACAGCACAGACGACTTGTCTACTTCATCAGTAAGTGATAGTGGTTTTCTTGGAGAAGAAGAAGCAAAAACACAGCATACATCTAAGAGAGAAGAGCGCCAAAAGCACTCGGTAGTTGGCACCCCTGATTATTTGGCACCAGAGATACTTCTTGGCATGGGACATG GTGCAACTGCGGATTGGTGGTCTGTAGGTGTTATTCTTTTTGAGATGCTTGTTGGCATCCCACCGTTCAACGCAGAACATCCTCAA CATGTTTTTGACAATATAATAAACAGGGATATCCCCTGGCCGAAGACACCTGATCAGATGAGCTATGAAGCTTATGATTTGATTGACAA ATTACTGACTGAAAATCCAGTTCAAAGACTAGGAACAACAGGCGCAACTGAG GTGAAGAGACATCCATTCTTCAAGGATATTAATTGGGATACACTTGCGAGACAAAAG GCTATGTTCATACCATCAACAGAAGCACACGACACAAGTTATTTTATGAGCCGGTACATATGGAACCCTGAAGATGACCACGTTAATGGAGGCAGTGACTTCGACGATATGACCGACACTTGCAGCAGTGGCTCATATAGCAACATACAAAGCGAAGAG